A genomic window from Acinetobacter lwoffii includes:
- a CDS encoding Lrp/AsnC family transcriptional regulator, with product MKISTKSVRVKLDRIDKNIIRHLQANGRIQNNDLAREIGLSPSSCLRRVKLLEDAGVIQNYTTIVDQQKIGFQLILFSRIWLVGQDAETIDTFIEAMKELPQVMECYIILGESDAMLKVVVPDLESYRKFQSTHLTKKNGITSVKTDLPSQIIKQSFQLPLEDL from the coding sequence ATGAAAATATCCACCAAGTCTGTGCGGGTAAAACTTGATCGAATTGATAAAAATATCATTCGACATTTACAGGCCAATGGCCGTATTCAGAATAATGATCTGGCACGTGAAATCGGACTTTCACCTTCATCCTGTTTACGCCGGGTAAAATTACTGGAAGATGCAGGCGTGATTCAGAATTACACGACTATTGTCGACCAACAAAAAATTGGTTTTCAGCTGATTTTATTTTCACGCATCTGGTTAGTCGGTCAGGATGCCGAAACCATTGATACCTTTATTGAGGCGATGAAAGAACTGCCTCAGGTGATGGAGTGCTACATTATTTTGGGAGAGAGCGATGCCATGTTGAAAGTCGTGGTGCCTGATCTGGAAAGTTATCGCAAATTCCAGTCCACACATCTAACTAAAAAAAATGGTATTACCAGTGTCAAAACGGATTTACCCAGCCAGATTATTAAACAGAGTTTCCAGCTGCCTTTAGAAGATTTATAG
- a CDS encoding LysE family translocator, whose protein sequence is MSVFVLFALTVLPLIFTPGPDMLFILSQVMGKDAKAGMMATLGVCCGYLVHSILVALGIAAIIISFPVLFETIRWLGIAYLLYLAFNLLKSVFSKKALNIEKKTSANPIKKGFFTALLNPKGMLIYFAILPQFIDKSANTVSQGLILSFIFISLIFVVYCSLSILFSKISQKTQMDERKQKWVDGTSGGLLALAASWLIIN, encoded by the coding sequence ATGTCTGTATTTGTACTCTTTGCACTGACCGTGCTTCCCCTGATTTTTACGCCTGGACCCGATATGTTATTTATCCTGTCTCAAGTGATGGGTAAAGATGCAAAAGCAGGCATGATGGCAACCTTAGGGGTGTGTTGCGGTTATCTGGTGCATTCTATTCTGGTGGCACTCGGAATTGCGGCTATTATTATCTCTTTTCCGGTGCTGTTTGAAACAATTCGCTGGCTTGGGATTGCGTATCTGTTGTATTTGGCCTTTAATTTGCTCAAATCGGTATTCAGTAAAAAAGCGCTGAACATTGAGAAAAAGACCTCAGCCAATCCGATTAAAAAAGGTTTTTTTACTGCGCTGTTAAATCCAAAAGGCATGTTGATTTATTTTGCGATTTTGCCGCAGTTTATTGATAAATCCGCCAATACTGTCAGCCAAGGTTTGATCCTGTCCTTTATTTTTATCAGTCTGATTTTTGTAGTGTATTGTAGCTTAAGTATTTTGTTCAGCAAAATCAGCCAAAAAACCCAAATGGATGAACGTAAACAAAAATGGGTGGATGGAACTTCTGGTGGTTTACTGGCACTTGCTGCAAGCTGGCTCATCATCAATTAA
- a CDS encoding electron transfer flavoprotein subunit beta/FixA family protein: MKALVAVKRVVDANVKVRVKPDNSGVDLTNVKMSINPFCEIAVEEAVRLKEKGTVSEIIVVSIGPKEAQEQIRSAMALGADRGILVEADDSQLGALEIAKILKGVVDAEQPQLILLGKQAIDDDSNQVGQMLGALMGAGQGTFASEVKVDGDKVQVTREVDGGLQTVELKLPAIITTDLRLNEPRYAALPNIMKARKKPLDTKSPADFGVNPATKLKTVKVESPAERKAGVQVKSVDELVEKLKNEAKVI; the protein is encoded by the coding sequence ATGAAGGCTCTTGTTGCTGTAAAACGTGTGGTTGATGCCAACGTTAAAGTTCGTGTTAAACCGGACAACAGTGGTGTTGACTTAACTAACGTTAAAATGTCAATTAATCCATTCTGTGAAATCGCAGTGGAAGAAGCGGTTCGTTTAAAAGAAAAAGGAACTGTTTCAGAAATCATTGTTGTTTCTATTGGTCCTAAAGAAGCCCAAGAACAGATTCGTTCTGCAATGGCGCTTGGTGCTGACCGCGGTATTCTGGTTGAAGCTGATGACAGCCAACTGGGTGCGCTGGAAATCGCTAAAATTCTGAAAGGCGTTGTTGACGCTGAACAACCACAATTGATCCTTCTGGGTAAGCAAGCAATTGATGATGACTCGAATCAGGTTGGTCAGATGCTTGGCGCTCTAATGGGTGCAGGTCAAGGTACATTCGCTTCTGAAGTAAAAGTAGATGGCGATAAAGTACAAGTAACACGTGAAGTAGACGGCGGTTTACAAACTGTTGAGCTGAAACTTCCAGCAATCATTACCACGGACTTGCGTTTGAACGAGCCTCGTTATGCGGCACTTCCAAACATCATGAAAGCGCGTAAAAAACCGCTGGATACCAAGTCACCTGCAGATTTCGGTGTAAACCCTGCAACTAAACTGAAAACAGTGAAAGTTGAATCACCTGCAGAGCGTAAAGCTGGCGTACAAGTGAAGTCTGTAGACGAGCTTGTAGAAAAATTGAAAAACGAAGCGAAAGTGATCTAA
- a CDS encoding FAD-binding protein, whose translation MSILVIAEHDNKALNAATLNVVAAAQKIGGDITVLVAGSGAQVVADQAAKVAGVSKVLLADDAAYANQLAENVAKLVAELGKGYTHILAASTTTGKNILPRAAALLDVSMITDIIAVDGPKTFKRPIYAGNAIATVESGENIVLATVRGTAFDAVAAEGGSAAVEAAASTGDAGISKFINEEIVKSERPELTAARIVVSGGRGVGSGENYHKILDPLADKLGAAQGASRAAVDAGFVPNDMQVGQTGKIVAPDLYIAVGISGAIQHLAGMKESKVIVAINKDEEAPINAVADYWLVGDLNTVIPELVSKI comes from the coding sequence ATGAGTATTTTAGTTATCGCTGAGCACGACAACAAAGCATTAAACGCTGCTACTTTAAACGTTGTTGCTGCAGCGCAAAAAATCGGTGGTGATATCACTGTATTGGTTGCTGGTTCTGGCGCTCAGGTAGTTGCTGACCAAGCGGCTAAAGTTGCGGGCGTAAGCAAAGTATTGCTTGCTGATGACGCTGCTTATGCAAACCAATTGGCTGAAAACGTGGCTAAACTTGTTGCTGAATTAGGTAAAGGCTATACACATATCCTTGCTGCTTCTACAACAACTGGTAAAAATATTTTACCACGTGCAGCTGCGCTTCTTGACGTAAGCATGATCACTGACATCATTGCGGTAGATGGTCCTAAGACTTTCAAACGTCCGATCTATGCAGGTAACGCAATTGCAACTGTAGAATCAGGCGAAAACATCGTATTGGCGACTGTTCGTGGTACAGCATTTGATGCTGTAGCTGCTGAGGGCGGTTCTGCTGCTGTTGAAGCTGCTGCGTCTACGGGTGATGCGGGTATTTCTAAGTTTATCAACGAAGAAATCGTAAAATCTGAACGTCCTGAACTGACAGCTGCGCGTATTGTGGTTTCTGGTGGTCGTGGTGTAGGTTCTGGTGAGAACTATCACAAGATCCTTGATCCATTGGCCGACAAGCTTGGTGCTGCTCAAGGTGCATCACGTGCTGCGGTAGATGCTGGCTTCGTACCAAACGATATGCAAGTGGGTCAAACTGGTAAAATCGTTGCACCTGACCTGTACATCGCTGTAGGTATCTCTGGTGCGATTCAGCATTTGGCTGGTATGAAAGAATCTAAAGTGATCGTTGCGATCAACAAAGATGAAGAAGCGCCAATCAATGCAGTCGCTGACTACTGGTTAGTCGGTGACCTGAACACTGTAATTCCAGAATTGGTTTCTAAAATCTAA
- the gyrA gene encoding DNA gyrase subunit A, with protein MSVSEIRPIAIEDELKSSYLDYAMSVIVSRALPDVRDGLKPVHRRVLFAMHELGNDYNKAYKKSARVVGDVIGKYHPHGDSAVYETIVRMAQDFSLRYQLVDGQGNFGSVDGDSAAAMRYTEVRMRKLTHELLADLEKDTVEWEDNYDGSERIPQVMPTRVPNLLINGVTGIAVGMATNMAPHNMTEVVNACLAYANDPQISIEGLMEHISGPDFPTGGIIYGKSGIVDAYRTGKGRLHIRGKYHFEEDPKNGRTTIVFTEIPYQVNKAKTIERIAELVKEKKLEGISELRDESDKDGMRIAIDLKRGENAEVIVNNLFQNTQLENSFSINMVCLDNGQPKLMNLKDIIAAFIRHRQEVVTRRTMFELRKARERGHILEGLTVALANIDAIIETIKSSANPAEARERLQAGEWAGGGVLALLEKAGSVSVRPDEIEGEDPSRPFGLDGEIYRLSPTQVNAIMELRLHRLTGLEQDKLHAEYSEILSQIAELTAILNDFNLLMNVIREELALILQQYGDARKTSIVESRIDFSREDLIPEEQMVLTVSKSGYAKTQPLSDYAAQRRGGRGKSATSMKEDDYIQHLIVTSSHATVLCFTNVGKVYRLKVYEVPQASRGAKGRPMVNLLPLDENETITAILPVIDAPKKFKERLADFKAFVKANAAQLQANEVINAHFAELEAALTESEDGADDISDALRIQLKQLGLELSATDLDDDIINDFAQQAEAVRKNFYVFMATEYGTIKRVELEQFSNVRSNGLRAIELNGDDTLIGVAITDGEQQIMLFSNEGKAIRFAETDVRSMGRSAKGVRGMRVTIGAAAQLEENDETEIESDDEDGSDSALISRIVSLVVVPETGEVLCASENGYGKRTPVDDFPTKKRGGKGVIAIKTSERNGQLVGAVAIDASKELMLISDGGTLVRTRASEVAQTGRNAQGVRLIRLGNEELLVGVVSIEAVEEDEFVEAIEGAESLVAETDVAAETEQVAKDGENSVEE; from the coding sequence ATGAGCGTATCGGAAATTAGACCGATTGCCATTGAGGATGAACTTAAAAGCTCATATCTCGATTATGCGATGAGCGTGATTGTGTCACGTGCATTGCCCGATGTACGAGATGGTTTAAAACCTGTTCATCGTCGTGTGCTTTTCGCAATGCACGAATTAGGCAATGACTATAACAAAGCTTATAAAAAGTCTGCACGTGTAGTCGGTGACGTGATCGGTAAATATCACCCGCATGGTGATTCTGCCGTATACGAAACCATTGTACGTATGGCGCAAGATTTCAGCTTGCGTTACCAATTGGTTGATGGTCAAGGTAACTTCGGTTCGGTCGATGGCGATAGCGCAGCAGCCATGCGTTATACTGAAGTGCGTATGCGTAAACTGACCCACGAACTGTTAGCGGATCTTGAAAAAGATACCGTCGAGTGGGAAGACAACTACGATGGCTCTGAGCGTATTCCTCAAGTCATGCCAACCCGTGTACCGAACTTGTTGATTAATGGTGTCACTGGTATCGCAGTCGGTATGGCGACCAATATGGCGCCGCATAATATGACTGAAGTTGTGAATGCGTGTCTGGCCTATGCTAATGATCCTCAGATCAGCATCGAAGGATTGATGGAACATATTTCTGGTCCGGATTTCCCGACAGGCGGTATTATTTACGGTAAATCAGGCATTGTCGATGCTTACCGTACCGGTAAGGGTCGTTTGCATATCCGTGGTAAGTACCATTTCGAAGAAGATCCGAAAAATGGCCGTACCACCATCGTATTTACTGAAATTCCATATCAGGTCAATAAAGCAAAAACCATTGAGCGTATTGCTGAACTGGTCAAAGAGAAAAAACTCGAAGGCATTTCAGAGCTTCGTGACGAGTCTGACAAAGACGGTATGCGTATCGCGATTGACCTGAAGCGCGGTGAAAACGCCGAAGTGATCGTGAACAACCTGTTCCAGAACACACAACTTGAAAACTCTTTCAGCATCAATATGGTTTGCCTGGACAATGGCCAACCAAAATTGATGAATCTGAAAGACATCATTGCAGCGTTTATCCGTCACCGTCAGGAAGTGGTCACGCGTCGTACCATGTTCGAATTACGCAAAGCGCGTGAACGCGGTCATATCTTGGAAGGTTTAACCGTTGCTCTGGCGAATATTGATGCCATCATCGAAACCATCAAGAGTTCTGCGAATCCGGCTGAAGCGCGTGAGCGTTTGCAGGCAGGTGAATGGGCTGGTGGCGGTGTTTTGGCATTGCTAGAAAAAGCCGGTTCGGTTTCTGTGCGTCCGGATGAGATTGAAGGTGAAGACCCAAGTCGCCCCTTTGGTTTGGATGGCGAGATTTATCGTCTGTCACCGACCCAGGTGAATGCGATTATGGAACTTCGCTTGCACCGTTTAACCGGTCTGGAACAAGACAAGTTACATGCTGAATATAGTGAAATCCTGTCACAAATCGCTGAACTGACTGCAATTTTGAATGACTTTAATCTGTTGATGAACGTGATTCGTGAAGAATTGGCATTAATTCTTCAGCAGTATGGCGATGCACGTAAAACATCGATTGTCGAGTCACGTATCGATTTCTCTCGTGAAGATCTGATTCCTGAAGAGCAAATGGTTCTGACGGTATCGAAATCAGGTTATGCAAAAACTCAACCATTGTCTGACTACGCTGCACAGCGTCGTGGTGGTCGTGGTAAGTCTGCGACTAGCATGAAAGAAGATGATTACATTCAACATCTGATTGTGACTTCAAGTCATGCGACAGTACTTTGTTTTACCAACGTTGGTAAGGTCTATCGTCTGAAAGTGTATGAAGTGCCGCAAGCATCACGTGGTGCCAAAGGCCGCCCAATGGTGAATTTGCTGCCACTGGATGAAAACGAGACCATTACTGCGATCTTGCCTGTCATTGACGCGCCGAAGAAATTTAAAGAACGTCTGGCTGACTTCAAGGCATTTGTAAAAGCCAATGCAGCGCAGTTGCAAGCCAATGAAGTGATCAATGCTCATTTTGCCGAGCTTGAAGCTGCCCTGACTGAATCTGAAGATGGTGCGGATGATATTTCTGATGCATTGCGTATTCAATTGAAACAGTTGGGCTTGGAGCTTTCTGCAACAGACCTTGATGATGACATTATCAATGACTTTGCTCAGCAGGCTGAAGCGGTACGTAAAAACTTCTATGTGTTTATGGCGACTGAATACGGTACGATTAAACGTGTAGAGCTTGAACAGTTCTCAAATGTTCGTTCAAACGGTTTACGTGCGATTGAGCTGAATGGCGATGATACCTTGATTGGTGTAGCGATTACTGATGGCGAACAGCAAATCATGTTGTTCTCGAACGAAGGTAAAGCCATTCGCTTCGCAGAGACTGATGTACGTTCAATGGGCCGTTCTGCCAAAGGTGTACGTGGTATGCGCGTGACTATTGGTGCAGCTGCACAGCTAGAAGAAAATGATGAAACTGAGATCGAGTCTGATGACGAAGATGGTTCAGATTCAGCATTGATTAGCCGTATTGTGTCACTGGTGGTAGTACCTGAAACTGGCGAAGTACTGTGTGCATCTGAAAATGGTTATGGTAAACGTACTCCAGTAGACGATTTCCCGACCAAGAAACGTGGCGGTAAGGGCGTGATTGCGATCAAGACCTCTGAACGTAACGGTCAATTGGTGGGCGCTGTTGCCATCGATGCTTCTAAAGAACTGATGCTAATCTCTGATGGCGGTACGCTGGTTCGTACCCGTGCATCTGAAGTGGCGCAAACCGGTCGTAACGCACAGGGTGTTCGTCTGATCCGCCTAGGTAATGAGGAATTGCTGGTTGGTGTCGTTTCAATCGAAGCGGTTGAAGAAGATGAGTTTGTTGAAGCGATTGAAGGTGCAGAATCTTTAGTAGCAGAAACAGATGTAGCAGCTGAAACTGAGCAAGTTGCAAAAGATGGTGAAAATTCAGTAGAAGAATAA
- a CDS encoding ABC transporter permease: protein MKSLWFYYLQSFKDIVSHGTIFTTLILSVLFYSFFYPTAYQAQQAEALPIIIVDEEQSNLSTRIIGQVAQSPNVEIEAITGNFAEAKQWVESQKADGILLLPDNLSQSLRHGETGGIGLYLSTANFLVTKQIGLGLATSVEQTLTDYTERFGKISDFSPALSVHQIPLFNPLSGYGSYVFPAVAPLIIHQTILLGLSMLILVYRERKVELNANALIGMCLAVFTIGCLGCFYLFGFSFWLFDYPRGGNLLGMLLAVPVFIYTIIGMTCLFASFLDLPERAGHVIVFTSIPLFFLSGAAWPHAAMPTWMQVVGEILPSTQIVQMFIQLNQMGVPTELVLPKLLYLGMIGSMCFFLAYRRLISGHQSR, encoded by the coding sequence ATGAAATCCCTCTGGTTTTACTATCTGCAAAGCTTCAAGGATATTGTCAGTCACGGCACGATCTTTACCACGCTTATTCTATCCGTCTTATTTTACAGCTTTTTTTATCCAACCGCTTATCAGGCACAGCAGGCTGAAGCCTTACCGATTATTATTGTCGATGAAGAACAAAGTAACTTAAGCACCCGTATTATTGGTCAGGTGGCACAAAGCCCCAATGTAGAAATTGAGGCGATTACCGGCAATTTTGCCGAAGCCAAACAATGGGTTGAATCTCAAAAAGCCGATGGCATTTTACTGCTACCGGACAATTTATCGCAAAGCTTAAGGCATGGTGAAACAGGCGGCATTGGACTGTATTTAAGCACGGCCAACTTTTTAGTGACCAAACAAATTGGTCTGGGCTTAGCTACATCAGTTGAGCAAACTTTGACAGATTATACTGAACGCTTTGGCAAGATCTCGGATTTTTCACCTGCCCTTTCTGTGCATCAAATTCCTTTATTTAATCCGCTGTCCGGCTATGGCAGCTATGTCTTTCCTGCGGTTGCACCTTTAATTATTCACCAAACCATTCTTTTGGGTTTGAGTATGCTGATTTTGGTATATCGGGAAAGAAAAGTAGAATTAAACGCAAATGCATTGATTGGGATGTGTTTAGCGGTCTTTACTATTGGCTGTCTGGGATGTTTCTATTTATTCGGTTTTAGCTTCTGGCTATTTGATTATCCGCGCGGTGGCAACCTGCTTGGGATGCTGCTGGCTGTTCCGGTTTTTATCTACACAATAATTGGCATGACCTGTCTATTTGCCAGTTTTCTGGATCTGCCAGAACGTGCGGGGCATGTTATTGTATTCACTTCCATTCCACTATTCTTTTTATCTGGTGCGGCCTGGCCGCATGCCGCCATGCCCACCTGGATGCAAGTCGTTGGCGAAATCCTGCCTTCCACCCAAATTGTGCAGATGTTTATTCAACTCAATCAAATGGGTGTGCCTACAGAGCTAGTCTTGCCTAAACTGCTCTATCTTGGAATGATCGGCAGCATGTGCTTTTTCTTGGCTTATCGACGTTTAATTTCTGGTCATCAAAGCAGATAG
- a CDS encoding ABC transporter permease — MWTGIWRELRYLLREKWDLCLVTLAPALVIILFSSMFAQGKPDHLPIAIIDQDQSALSQSIYQHVALNHTLKIATVSEQTAEIERLLNQNKIWGYIHIPSGAEQRLVRAQDADISIAFNQSYFSIGNTISSAMLVSTLQALAEFSGQQYLGNRLPSLEAPSPHIKISPLYNPQLNYEFYLEPYVIPAILHLLLCCCVAFSVGQELKRQTLTSWVSNSSIWMALLSKNLVYVAIFSLWTWIWMFWLIEIRGWFVAGSLSLILSAQFLLYSAYAFLSSAVVLATKDLSKSFGIIAVYGGSSLSFAGVTLPLNNAPLFTQFWSNIIPFTPYAKLQTEQWVIGSPLHISLQAGLMLLIYALVYALLAYLFLKKIAKGAVQ, encoded by the coding sequence ATGTGGACGGGTATATGGCGCGAACTGCGCTATCTGCTCCGAGAAAAATGGGATCTGTGTCTGGTCACGCTGGCACCTGCACTGGTGATTATTTTATTCAGCAGCATGTTTGCTCAAGGGAAACCGGATCATTTACCGATTGCGATTATTGATCAAGACCAGAGTGCGCTGAGTCAAAGCATTTATCAGCATGTGGCGCTGAATCATACTCTTAAAATTGCTACGGTGTCGGAACAAACAGCTGAGATTGAGCGCCTGCTAAATCAAAATAAAATTTGGGGTTATATCCATATTCCAAGCGGCGCCGAGCAACGTCTGGTTCGTGCTCAGGATGCTGACATCAGTATTGCCTTTAACCAGAGTTATTTCAGTATCGGAAATACCATTTCGTCTGCCATGCTGGTTAGTACCCTGCAAGCACTCGCTGAATTTAGCGGACAGCAATATCTGGGCAACCGGCTGCCCTCTCTCGAAGCACCGTCACCGCATATCAAAATATCGCCACTGTATAATCCGCAGCTGAATTATGAATTCTATCTGGAACCCTATGTCATTCCGGCAATTCTGCATTTACTACTGTGTTGTTGTGTGGCATTTTCCGTCGGTCAGGAACTGAAGCGGCAGACCTTAACAAGCTGGGTCAGCAACTCATCCATCTGGATGGCATTGCTGTCTAAGAACCTGGTCTATGTGGCTATTTTTAGTCTATGGACCTGGATCTGGATGTTCTGGCTGATTGAAATTCGCGGCTGGTTTGTTGCCGGTTCGCTCAGCCTGATTCTATCGGCACAATTTCTGCTATATAGCGCTTATGCATTTTTAAGCAGTGCAGTGGTTCTGGCAACCAAAGATTTAAGTAAATCTTTTGGCATCATTGCGGTCTATGGCGGTTCATCTTTAAGTTTTGCCGGTGTGACTTTACCTTTAAATAATGCGCCCCTATTCACCCAGTTTTGGTCCAATATTATTCCGTTTACGCCCTATGCCAAATTACAAACTGAACAATGGGTGATTGGTAGTCCATTGCATATTTCACTGCAAGCTGGATTAATGCTGCTGATCTATGCCCTAGTCTACGCTTTGCTGGCTTATCTGTTTCTTAAAAAAATAGCTAAAGGAGCAGTCCAATGA
- a CDS encoding HlyD family secretion protein has protein sequence MNEDQKPNDPVNEAASSSDTEKSPAQQVETKTEIENNATTSTEQQQAPEIAKKKKYLLLALIPVLLAVIAFGLWKSYQPAPLELQGRVEAETVQVATKVPSRIEEIYVEEGQRVKKGDVLVRLNSPEIQAKKQQAVAALQSALALQSTAERGSQEENIASLYANWQSLKAQQNLAKVSYERGANLFKEGVISRQRRDELYAASQSAAQMTEAAYQQYARAKRGSTSQQKSSADAQVDIAQAALDEANALEAETQLVAPVNGTVSKTYGKVSELVATAVPVVSLIEDQMWVSLNIREDQYAPFQKMSSIEGYIPALDKTATFKIKQISAEGEFATIKTTRQTGGYDVRSFKLHLVPAPAIPELRVGMSVLFKLKETR, from the coding sequence ATGAACGAAGATCAAAAACCCAATGATCCTGTGAATGAAGCGGCTTCATCCAGCGATACAGAAAAATCGCCTGCGCAACAGGTAGAAACAAAAACTGAAATAGAAAACAACGCGACGACTTCGACCGAGCAACAACAAGCTCCTGAAATCGCTAAAAAGAAAAAATATTTATTGCTCGCCCTGATTCCAGTTCTGCTGGCAGTCATCGCATTTGGATTATGGAAAAGCTACCAACCGGCTCCGCTGGAATTGCAGGGTCGTGTAGAAGCTGAAACGGTTCAGGTGGCGACCAAAGTGCCAAGCCGTATTGAAGAAATCTATGTAGAAGAAGGTCAGCGGGTCAAAAAAGGCGATGTGCTGGTGCGCTTAAACAGCCCGGAAATTCAGGCCAAAAAACAGCAAGCCGTAGCGGCTTTACAATCTGCGCTAGCCTTACAATCGACTGCTGAACGTGGCTCGCAGGAAGAAAATATCGCCAGTCTGTATGCCAACTGGCAATCGCTGAAAGCACAGCAAAATTTAGCCAAAGTTTCTTATGAGCGTGGTGCAAATTTATTTAAGGAAGGTGTGATTTCACGCCAGCGCCGTGATGAATTGTATGCAGCCAGTCAATCAGCGGCGCAAATGACAGAGGCGGCGTATCAGCAATATGCACGTGCCAAACGTGGCAGCACTTCGCAGCAAAAGAGTTCTGCCGATGCACAGGTAGATATTGCCCAGGCTGCGCTGGATGAAGCCAATGCTTTAGAAGCAGAAACTCAATTAGTTGCACCTGTAAACGGAACGGTGTCTAAAACCTATGGCAAAGTCTCGGAGCTGGTAGCCACCGCAGTCCCTGTAGTCAGTCTGATTGAAGATCAAATGTGGGTGAGCCTGAATATTCGTGAAGACCAATATGCCCCATTTCAGAAAATGAGCAGTATTGAAGGTTATATTCCCGCCCTAGATAAAACCGCCACTTTTAAAATCAAGCAGATCAGTGCCGAGGGCGAATTTGCCACCATTAAGACCACACGCCAAACCGGCGGTTATGATGTACGAAGTTTTAAGCTGCATCTTGTGCCCGCACCAGCAATTCCTGAACTCAGAGTCGGGATGAGCGTGTTATTTAAACTGAAAGAGACCCGATAA